From the genome of Arthrobacter alpinus, one region includes:
- a CDS encoding 3-hydroxybutyrate dehydrogenase: MSANTAGTGFLAGRRALVTGGAGGLGAACARALAAQGAYVVVADRDGAGAARVAAEVGGESWEVDLLDTRALESLSLEVDILVNNAGIQTISPIEDFDPAAFRRILAIMLEAPFLLIRAALPHMYAQGFGRIINMSSIHGLRASAYKSAYVAAKHGLEGLSKVTALEGGAHGVTSNCVNPGYVRTPLVEGQIASQAAAHGIPEERVLAQIMLDKNAIKRLIEPEEIAGLVTWLASDQAAMVTGTSHIMDGGWTA; this comes from the coding sequence ATGTCCGCAAATACGGCGGGGACCGGTTTCTTGGCCGGACGGCGTGCCCTTGTCACCGGCGGTGCCGGCGGTTTGGGGGCCGCCTGTGCCCGGGCGCTGGCGGCCCAAGGCGCCTATGTCGTCGTTGCTGACCGGGACGGCGCGGGGGCTGCCCGGGTGGCGGCCGAGGTCGGCGGCGAGTCGTGGGAGGTGGATCTGTTGGACACCCGGGCCCTGGAATCGCTCTCCTTGGAAGTGGACATCCTTGTCAACAACGCCGGCATCCAAACCATCAGCCCCATCGAGGACTTTGACCCGGCCGCCTTCCGTCGTATTCTGGCCATCATGTTGGAGGCGCCGTTCCTGCTGATCCGCGCAGCACTCCCGCACATGTATGCCCAAGGATTTGGGCGGATCATCAACATGTCATCCATCCACGGGCTGCGCGCATCGGCCTACAAGTCCGCGTATGTGGCAGCCAAGCACGGCCTGGAGGGGCTGTCCAAGGTCACTGCCCTGGAGGGTGGGGCGCATGGGGTGACCAGCAACTGTGTGAACCCGGGCTACGTGCGCACGCCGCTGGTGGAGGGGCAGATCGCCAGCCAGGCAGCCGCCCATGGCATCCCCGAGGAAAGGGTGCTTGCACAAATCATGCTGGACAAAAATGCCATCAAGCGGCTCATCGAGCCGGAGGAGATTGCCGGGCTCGTCACCTGGCTTGCCTCGGACCAGGCAGCCATGGTCACCGGCACCTCCCACATTATGGACGGCGGCTGGACGGCGTAA
- a CDS encoding FAD-binding oxidoreductase — translation MISKEALKRGYNRGNYTVGAPTQPAFAQNLGPVSGDPVFGTTPVTVPAEVLAELAAVADSVVTDPAEVADGTRDWWAGTMIAETGGRPAAPEAVIVAVSSTEQVQAVMRISHARDLPVTVSAGRSNVTGAALPLAGGIVLDVCGLDKFLGFDEESQIIEVEAGVFGDIFEEKIQSEYGMTMGHWPSSYAISTVGGWVACRGAGQLSTRYGKIEDMVFGMDVVLANGDLVTLGNSSRAAVGPDLLQLFIGSEGTLGVVTTVRFQLHRLPDHGRAIAYGFNTFAEGLEACREIMQQGATPAALRLYDNLESGVQFALPDTNVLLVADEGATESVEATLAISERVCAETGSKLDGDAIFERWLETRYLTGKSAEGFKRSPGLVADTLEMIGPWKGLAEVYDDVVAAVNSVSGTLAGSAHQSHAYIDGACLYFSMRGDVDVDKRAQWYRTAWDAANDVIIRHGATLSHHHGVGLLRGPYMERSLGTGFGVLQTIKAALDPKNLLNPGKLGL, via the coding sequence ATGATCAGTAAAGAAGCACTCAAACGTGGATACAACCGTGGCAACTACACCGTCGGGGCACCCACCCAGCCGGCATTTGCGCAAAACCTTGGCCCTGTCTCCGGCGACCCGGTCTTTGGCACCACGCCGGTGACGGTTCCCGCCGAGGTCCTGGCGGAGCTGGCTGCTGTGGCCGATTCCGTGGTGACGGACCCCGCCGAGGTGGCCGACGGCACCCGTGACTGGTGGGCGGGCACCATGATCGCCGAGACTGGCGGCCGCCCGGCCGCCCCGGAAGCGGTCATCGTGGCCGTGTCCAGCACGGAACAGGTGCAGGCCGTCATGCGTATTTCGCACGCCCGTGACCTCCCCGTCACCGTTTCCGCAGGCCGCAGCAACGTCACAGGCGCCGCACTGCCACTGGCCGGGGGGATCGTTCTTGACGTCTGTGGCTTGGACAAGTTCCTGGGCTTTGATGAGGAAAGTCAGATCATCGAGGTTGAGGCAGGGGTCTTTGGGGACATTTTCGAGGAGAAGATCCAATCCGAATATGGCATGACCATGGGCCATTGGCCGTCCTCCTACGCCATCAGCACCGTGGGTGGGTGGGTTGCGTGCAGGGGAGCCGGCCAGCTTTCAACACGCTACGGAAAGATTGAGGACATGGTCTTTGGTATGGATGTGGTGCTGGCCAACGGCGATCTGGTGACGCTGGGCAACAGCTCCCGCGCCGCCGTCGGACCTGACCTCCTGCAACTGTTCATCGGCTCCGAGGGAACCCTGGGTGTGGTGACAACCGTCAGGTTTCAGCTGCACCGTCTGCCCGACCACGGCCGGGCGATCGCCTACGGGTTCAACACTTTCGCGGAGGGTTTGGAGGCCTGCCGCGAGATCATGCAGCAGGGCGCAACGCCTGCCGCACTGCGCCTGTACGACAACCTCGAAAGCGGTGTGCAGTTCGCCCTGCCCGACACTAACGTCCTGCTGGTGGCGGACGAGGGCGCCACGGAATCCGTAGAGGCGACGCTGGCCATCAGCGAGCGGGTGTGCGCCGAGACCGGCAGCAAGCTCGACGGTGACGCCATCTTTGAGCGCTGGCTCGAGACCCGATACCTGACAGGCAAGAGCGCTGAAGGCTTCAAACGTAGCCCCGGTCTGGTGGCCGACACCTTGGAAATGATCGGCCCGTGGAAGGGCCTGGCCGAGGTTTACGACGACGTCGTCGCCGCGGTAAACTCCGTTTCGGGCACACTTGCAGGTTCAGCCCACCAATCGCACGCCTACATCGACGGCGCATGCCTGTACTTCTCCATGCGCGGCGACGTAGACGTTGACAAGCGGGCACAGTGGTACCGGACGGCCTGGGATGCGGCGAACGATGTCATCATCAGGCATGGTGCCACGCTCAGCCACCACCATGGAGTTGGGCTGTTGCGCGGACCCTATATGGAACGGTCCCTGGGAACCGGATTTGGCGTGCTGCAGACCATCAAAGCTGCGTTGGATCCCAAAAACCTGTTGAACCCGGGCAAACTGGGGTTGTAA
- a CDS encoding putative quinol monooxygenase yields MSSKYFQVIAHYFPQPDEVQNVLGLLSGLAAASRTEEANLSYEFFRGEEDPAHIVILERYTDAAGFAAHRGYDHFKTIGLGQIIPKLASRRVESYEGSTDA; encoded by the coding sequence ATGTCATCGAAATATTTTCAGGTCATTGCCCACTACTTTCCCCAGCCCGATGAGGTTCAGAACGTCTTGGGGCTGCTAAGTGGGCTGGCTGCGGCAAGCCGGACCGAGGAAGCCAACCTCTCCTATGAGTTTTTCCGTGGCGAAGAGGATCCCGCCCACATCGTGATCCTGGAACGATACACGGATGCCGCCGGTTTTGCCGCGCACCGCGGGTATGATCACTTCAAGACCATCGGCCTGGGCCAGATCATTCCCAAGCTGGCCTCCCGCCGCGTTGAAAGCTATGAAGGGTCGACGGATGCCTGA
- the mmsB gene encoding 3-hydroxyisobutyrate dehydrogenase gives MAVVAWIGLGNMGGPMTANMVKAGQAVRGFDLSEDALAAAVANGVTPTSSIADAVQGADVVFTMLPKGDHVRNVYFGDGGILANAAKETLLIDSSTIDIESAQAVHDAAAAAGFRFVDAPVSGGMSGAAAATLTFMVGGEGGAVADACSYIEPMAANIIPTGGATTGQAAKICNNLMLFINLASTAEGAVLADRLGLDKQVFWDIASVSSGDSWALRTWYPLAGVVPTSAANRDFAPSFTAELANKDIGLAIAAARSTDTPLEIGEHVQQLFQRLIDQGEGGNDCSQIVSLVDGSLKTSASIASA, from the coding sequence ATGGCAGTTGTGGCATGGATTGGTTTGGGCAACATGGGTGGACCCATGACGGCCAACATGGTCAAGGCCGGGCAGGCGGTACGCGGCTTCGATCTGAGCGAAGACGCGCTCGCCGCTGCCGTTGCGAACGGTGTCACCCCTACCTCCTCGATCGCCGACGCGGTCCAGGGCGCCGACGTTGTCTTCACCATGCTCCCCAAGGGTGACCATGTGCGCAACGTGTACTTCGGTGACGGCGGAATTCTGGCCAACGCGGCCAAGGAAACCCTCCTCATTGACTCCTCCACCATTGACATCGAGTCCGCGCAGGCCGTGCACGACGCCGCTGCTGCCGCCGGCTTCCGCTTTGTCGACGCCCCCGTCTCGGGAGGCATGAGCGGAGCGGCTGCCGCCACCCTCACCTTCATGGTCGGCGGCGAAGGCGGCGCCGTGGCCGACGCCTGCTCCTACATCGAACCAATGGCCGCAAATATCATCCCCACCGGTGGCGCCACCACCGGCCAGGCCGCCAAGATCTGCAACAACCTGATGCTGTTCATCAACCTGGCCTCCACTGCCGAGGGCGCTGTACTTGCCGACCGGCTGGGCCTGGATAAGCAGGTCTTCTGGGACATCGCTTCCGTCTCCTCCGGCGACAGCTGGGCGCTGCGCACCTGGTACCCGTTGGCCGGCGTGGTCCCCACCTCAGCCGCCAACCGCGACTTCGCCCCCTCCTTCACCGCCGAACTGGCCAACAAGGACATCGGCCTGGCCATCGCAGCCGCCCGCAGCACGGACACCCCGCTGGAGATCGGCGAGCACGTCCAGCAGCTGTTCCAGCGCCTCATTGACCAGGGAGAGGGCGGCAATGACTGCTCCCAGATCGTGTCCCTCGTGGATGGGTCCTTGAAAACTTCCGCTTCCATTGCTTCTGCCTAA
- a CDS encoding copper resistance CopC family protein: MLAVLLLCLGLSLAGAPLAAAHDQIISSTPTPGQRLVTAPLHIEIRFNGTLLNLGHEVRVIGSDTKNWVQDAPVLNGEKLTQPLPAGMPDGEYQVRWRVVSSDGHPINGSYTFLVGDAATAGSVPAPQAATTSGQALATTTEALAATSANGVPAWLLPAGIGAAAGLGTYLIYVVVLRRMRRPPASN, from the coding sequence GTGCTGGCAGTTCTCCTGCTCTGCCTGGGCTTGTCCCTGGCCGGGGCACCCCTGGCAGCCGCCCACGACCAGATCATTTCGTCCACACCCACCCCCGGGCAGCGCCTTGTAACGGCCCCGCTCCACATTGAAATCCGCTTCAACGGAACACTGCTGAACCTCGGCCACGAGGTCCGGGTCATCGGCTCGGACACCAAAAACTGGGTTCAGGACGCACCTGTCCTAAACGGCGAGAAGCTCACGCAGCCCTTGCCCGCCGGCATGCCCGACGGCGAATACCAGGTCCGCTGGCGGGTGGTCTCAAGCGACGGTCACCCCATCAACGGCAGCTACACGTTCTTGGTGGGCGACGCCGCCACGGCCGGTTCCGTTCCGGCTCCACAGGCTGCAACCACGTCCGGGCAGGCCCTGGCAACCACCACGGAGGCGTTGGCGGCAACTTCCGCGAACGGCGTTCCGGCCTGGCTTTTGCCTGCCGGGATTGGCGCGGCGGCGGGCCTGGGCACCTACCTTATCTACGTCGTCGTGCTGCGCCGGATGCGCCGCCCACCGGCCAGCAACTAA
- a CDS encoding glycerol-3-phosphate responsive antiterminator: MRDLPEDLAGMLARNPVIAAVFGVENVTGFLASECRVCLLANVALHELEGLIAVLSAAGKFTFVNVDNCSGLGSDRGAIEYLKKIGTQGVVSTKTALIQRANAMGMVTIHKVFVTDRSNLPRSALAVEQSKPALVQIMPWPVVAVLEPGEIRALSPYIAAGFIKTAPDVAAALREGATGVSTSSPELWDLAVRQ; the protein is encoded by the coding sequence ATGCGTGACCTTCCCGAAGACCTGGCTGGGATGTTGGCCCGAAACCCGGTCATCGCAGCCGTATTTGGCGTTGAGAACGTGACTGGCTTTCTGGCGTCGGAGTGCCGCGTGTGCCTTTTGGCCAACGTGGCACTCCACGAACTTGAGGGCCTGATCGCTGTCTTGTCGGCAGCAGGCAAGTTCACCTTCGTGAACGTTGACAACTGCTCCGGGCTTGGCAGCGACCGTGGCGCTATTGAGTATCTCAAGAAGATTGGCACCCAAGGAGTGGTTAGCACCAAAACCGCGCTCATCCAACGGGCCAACGCCATGGGAATGGTGACCATACACAAGGTGTTTGTCACCGACCGCTCCAACCTGCCCCGCAGTGCCCTCGCCGTGGAACAAAGCAAGCCGGCCCTGGTGCAAATCATGCCGTGGCCGGTGGTGGCAGTGCTGGAGCCGGGTGAAATCCGTGCACTGTCACCGTACATTGCCGCCGGGTTCATCAAGACCGCCCCGGATGTGGCGGCCGCCCTCCGTGAGGGCGCCACGGGGGTCTCCACCAGCAGTCCCGAATTGTGGGACCTGGCCGTGCGCCAGTAG
- a CDS encoding MFS transporter: protein MSSPAGISPSVKDSGLRKVVAASMAGTVVEWYEFFLYATAVTLVFGKMFFPNSGSELDAIMAGFLTYAVGFVARPIGGIVFGHFGDKFGRKKLLQLSIILVGVSTFLMGCLPSFAQVGYWAPALLVGLRFIQGFAVGGEWGGAVLLVAEHSPNKSRGFWASWPQSAVPLGNLLATGVLLTLSSMLSEAAFLGWGWRVAFWLSAVIVLIGYYIRTKVNDAPIFLEAQAEMEGNPQSGYGVLEVLRRYPRGVFTAMGLRFAENILYYLVVTFSITYLKIIVNIDTSRILLLLLVAHGVHFCVVPLVGKLSDTIGRKPTYMLGALTGATWGFFAFPMMDTRNDLMILAAVTIGLLFHALMYAGQPSIMAEMFPTRMRYSGVSLGYQVTSIVAGSMAPFIATGLVEHYKSSVPVALYLLGACMVTVVAVLFLKETKGVSLQDIDDADAAGTLALGRAAAAKSAAKVG from the coding sequence ATGAGCTCACCAGCTGGTATATCCCCATCTGTAAAGGATTCGGGGCTGCGGAAGGTCGTGGCAGCCTCCATGGCCGGGACCGTCGTGGAATGGTACGAGTTCTTCCTCTACGCCACCGCCGTCACCTTGGTGTTCGGCAAGATGTTCTTCCCCAACTCCGGATCAGAGCTCGACGCGATCATGGCAGGTTTTTTGACCTACGCCGTCGGCTTTGTTGCCCGGCCCATTGGCGGTATCGTCTTTGGTCACTTCGGCGACAAGTTCGGCCGTAAGAAGCTGCTCCAGCTGAGCATCATCTTGGTCGGTGTTTCCACGTTCCTGATGGGCTGCCTGCCCAGTTTTGCTCAGGTCGGCTACTGGGCGCCGGCACTCCTGGTGGGGTTGCGCTTCATCCAGGGCTTCGCCGTCGGAGGCGAATGGGGCGGTGCTGTCTTGCTGGTGGCCGAGCACAGCCCCAACAAGTCACGCGGCTTCTGGGCGTCTTGGCCGCAGTCGGCGGTGCCGCTTGGTAATCTGCTCGCCACGGGTGTCCTGCTGACCTTGTCCTCCATGCTCAGTGAGGCCGCATTCCTGGGCTGGGGCTGGCGCGTCGCTTTCTGGCTCTCCGCCGTGATCGTGCTGATTGGTTACTACATCCGCACAAAGGTCAACGACGCCCCCATCTTCCTTGAAGCCCAGGCGGAAATGGAAGGAAATCCGCAGTCCGGTTATGGTGTCTTGGAGGTCCTGCGCCGCTACCCGCGCGGCGTGTTCACCGCCATGGGACTGCGCTTTGCCGAGAACATCCTGTACTACCTGGTGGTCACGTTCTCCATCACTTACCTGAAGATCATCGTCAACATCGACACCTCCCGGATACTGTTGCTGCTGTTGGTGGCTCACGGCGTCCACTTCTGTGTGGTACCCCTGGTGGGCAAGCTCTCCGACACGATCGGGCGCAAGCCCACCTACATGCTCGGTGCACTCACGGGCGCCACCTGGGGCTTCTTTGCATTCCCCATGATGGACACCCGCAACGACCTGATGATCCTGGCCGCGGTCACCATCGGTTTGTTGTTCCATGCACTGATGTACGCCGGCCAGCCTTCCATCATGGCTGAGATGTTCCCGACCCGGATGCGTTATTCGGGTGTTTCGCTCGGTTACCAGGTCACCTCCATCGTGGCCGGTTCCATGGCCCCGTTCATCGCCACCGGACTGGTGGAACATTACAAATCCTCGGTCCCCGTGGCACTGTACCTGCTCGGAGCCTGCATGGTGACGGTGGTCGCGGTGCTGTTCCTGAAGGAGACCAAGGGCGTATCCCTGCAGGACATTGACGACGCCGATGCTGCCGGAACGCTGGCCCTGGGCCGTGCGGCCGCCGCCAAGTCCGCAGCAAAGGTGGGTTAG
- a CDS encoding Dyp-type peroxidase gives MGNHPSTGRDIPPPGNPGGGGLQRRHLIFGGAAAGLGALAAVGATLTGTAQNPASPALDIQLHGETIVPFYGVRQAGVQTPPQAHGSFIALDLNPGTVPDRVRALLKLLSDDAAKLTGGKAALADTEGEMAVRPARLTVTFGFGPGLMSVVAPAKAPAWLKPLPAFSIDRLVPEFSGGDLLLQICSDDPMTVAHAQRMLLKDSRSFATVKWVQQGFRRARGSDETGTTMRNLFGQVDGTANPGPGSQKFGAVVWGDAANPAWTEHGTSLVIRRIRMDLDKWDGLDRPGRDESIGRRMDNGAPLTGVQEHDEPDFDAVNAAGFPVIADFSHLRRARPEDESQRIYRRAYNYDVAPGAGRASESGLVFASYQADVNRQFVPIQQRLDELDLLNEWTTPVGSAVFAIPPGCQPGGFVGETLFV, from the coding sequence ATGGGCAATCACCCATCAACGGGGCGGGATATCCCGCCCCCTGGCAACCCCGGGGGCGGGGGCCTGCAGCGCAGGCACCTGATCTTTGGTGGTGCAGCAGCCGGCCTGGGCGCGTTGGCCGCCGTCGGAGCCACCCTGACCGGGACGGCACAGAATCCGGCGTCGCCGGCGTTGGACATCCAGCTCCATGGCGAGACCATCGTGCCCTTTTATGGTGTCCGGCAGGCGGGGGTTCAAACACCCCCGCAGGCCCACGGCAGCTTCATCGCCCTGGACTTGAATCCGGGTACCGTCCCGGACCGGGTCAGGGCGCTGCTGAAACTGCTCAGCGACGACGCCGCGAAGCTGACCGGCGGGAAGGCCGCCCTGGCGGACACCGAGGGTGAGATGGCGGTGCGGCCGGCCCGGCTGACGGTGACGTTTGGCTTCGGACCGGGTCTGATGTCCGTCGTCGCCCCCGCGAAGGCTCCGGCCTGGCTGAAACCGTTACCGGCGTTTTCCATCGACCGCCTGGTGCCCGAATTCAGCGGTGGGGACTTGCTACTGCAGATCTGCTCGGATGACCCAATGACGGTGGCGCATGCGCAAAGGATGCTGTTGAAGGACAGCCGGAGCTTCGCCACCGTGAAATGGGTCCAGCAGGGGTTCCGGCGCGCCCGCGGCAGCGACGAGACCGGGACCACCATGCGCAACCTCTTCGGCCAGGTGGACGGCACTGCCAACCCTGGGCCGGGCAGCCAGAAATTCGGGGCGGTGGTGTGGGGTGACGCCGCCAATCCGGCGTGGACGGAGCACGGAACATCCTTGGTAATCCGGCGGATCCGCATGGACCTGGACAAATGGGACGGGCTGGACCGGCCCGGGCGCGACGAGTCAATCGGGCGCAGAATGGACAACGGGGCACCGTTGACAGGGGTTCAGGAGCACGACGAACCGGATTTCGATGCCGTGAACGCCGCAGGATTCCCGGTCATTGCCGACTTTTCGCACCTGCGCCGGGCCCGGCCGGAGGATGAATCGCAGCGGATCTACCGGCGCGCCTACAACTACGACGTGGCTCCCGGGGCGGGCCGGGCTTCGGAGTCCGGCCTGGTCTTTGCCTCCTACCAGGCCGACGTTAACCGGCAGTTCGTGCCCATCCAGCAGCGGCTGGATGAGCTGGACCTGCTCAATGAATGGACGACACCGGTGGGCTCGGCCGTGTTCGCCATCCCGCCGGGGTGCCAGCCCGGCGGCTTCGTGGGCGAAACACTGTTCGTCTGA
- a CDS encoding copper chaperone PCu(A)C, with amino-acid sequence MNKISLIPALSLLAAASLALAGCGAASNETAAPASITASHGTPAVTVSDAWIKASESGMTGAFGVISNSSDADVTVVSAATDISPMVELHETVPGASGSMQMRAKEGGFTVPSKGTFKLEPGANHIMLMGLQKPIKAGDDVTFTLKLSDGGTLTFTAPGKDFSGANENYDGGSVEDAGHGGMEHGDSSHSTPESDTSSHTK; translated from the coding sequence ATGAACAAGATCTCCCTCATTCCGGCCCTGTCCCTTCTCGCCGCGGCATCCTTGGCCCTAGCCGGTTGTGGCGCCGCCAGCAACGAAACAGCGGCTCCGGCCAGCATTACAGCCAGCCACGGAACGCCGGCTGTGACTGTCAGCGACGCCTGGATCAAGGCCTCGGAGTCAGGCATGACGGGCGCCTTTGGCGTGATCAGCAACAGCAGCGACGCGGACGTCACGGTAGTCAGTGCCGCCACGGACATTTCACCCATGGTGGAACTGCACGAAACGGTGCCTGGTGCCAGCGGGTCCATGCAGATGCGGGCCAAGGAAGGCGGTTTCACGGTCCCGTCGAAGGGCACGTTCAAGCTCGAGCCAGGCGCCAACCACATCATGTTGATGGGTCTGCAAAAACCCATCAAGGCCGGCGACGATGTCACCTTCACCCTCAAGCTCTCCGATGGCGGAACACTCACCTTCACCGCCCCTGGCAAGGACTTCAGCGGCGCCAATGAGAACTACGACGGCGGCTCAGTCGAAGACGCCGGGCACGGCGGCATGGAACATGGCGATTCCAGCCACAGCACCCCGGAGTCCGACACCTCATCCCACACCAAGTAA
- a CDS encoding alcohol dehydrogenase catalytic domain-containing protein — translation MPEATLMTSAILRHSTAGRPYKDSQPLTLERLPIPVPRAGEVLVKIERASLCHSDLSVINGSRIRPLPMALGHEASGTVADVGPGVDGVKFGDRVVLVFVPSCGHCKACASGRPALCHRGAEANGAGELLHGEAVLRSQSGERINHHLGVSAFSEYAVVARESVVVIDDDVPLDVAAMFGCAALTGIGAVIHSAKVTAGQTVIVFGMGAVGLAAVMAAVQVPYATVIAIDPLPEKQALALKCGAHFAGAPDEAAALVAAHSGFGADVAIEAVGSAKVMEACLALLGRGGALVSVGLPHPEAMLHVQALQFAGTGKRLLGSYMGDADPARDIPAYIQLWRNGKLPLELLHTDTKPLTEINEGLDALADGLVVRRVFTFEGL, via the coding sequence ATGCCTGAAGCGACGCTGATGACCAGCGCAATACTCCGCCACTCCACCGCCGGCCGGCCCTACAAGGACAGCCAGCCGCTCACCCTAGAACGGCTACCCATCCCGGTGCCACGTGCCGGTGAAGTCCTGGTGAAGATCGAACGTGCCAGCCTTTGCCACTCGGACCTCTCCGTCATTAACGGCTCCCGGATCCGGCCGCTGCCCATGGCCCTGGGGCATGAGGCCAGCGGCACCGTGGCCGACGTCGGTCCCGGCGTGGACGGGGTCAAGTTCGGTGACCGGGTGGTTCTGGTTTTTGTCCCCAGCTGCGGGCACTGCAAGGCCTGCGCCAGTGGGCGGCCGGCCTTGTGCCATCGCGGCGCCGAAGCGAATGGCGCCGGAGAACTCCTGCACGGTGAAGCGGTGCTGCGTTCGCAGTCGGGGGAGAGGATCAACCACCACCTCGGTGTTTCCGCCTTCTCAGAATATGCCGTGGTGGCCCGCGAGTCTGTGGTGGTGATTGACGACGACGTCCCGTTGGATGTCGCCGCCATGTTTGGTTGCGCCGCACTCACCGGCATCGGCGCCGTCATCCATTCCGCGAAGGTCACTGCGGGGCAAACAGTGATTGTGTTCGGTATGGGTGCCGTGGGTCTCGCCGCGGTCATGGCGGCCGTCCAAGTCCCTTACGCCACCGTCATTGCGATTGATCCGCTGCCAGAGAAACAAGCGTTGGCATTGAAATGCGGTGCACACTTTGCCGGGGCCCCGGACGAGGCGGCCGCGCTGGTGGCCGCCCACTCAGGCTTCGGTGCGGACGTGGCCATCGAAGCCGTGGGCAGTGCCAAGGTCATGGAGGCCTGCCTGGCCCTGTTGGGCAGGGGAGGGGCGCTGGTCTCGGTGGGGCTGCCCCACCCAGAGGCGATGCTGCACGTCCAGGCCCTGCAATTTGCCGGTACCGGCAAGCGACTGTTGGGTTCCTACATGGGCGACGCCGACCCCGCCCGCGACATCCCCGCCTACATCCAACTGTGGAGGAACGGGAAGCTGCCCCTGGAACTGCTGCATACGGACACCAAGCCGCTGACCGAGATCAACGAGGGGCTGGATGCGCTCGCTGACGGACTGGTGGTGCGCCGAGTGTTCACCTTCGAGGGCCTGTGA
- a CDS encoding LysR family transcriptional regulator: MVEFKRFPSPDDLLILLTVARLGRFTAVADALETTHTTVSRRILALDKQLGGRTLERTPQGWELTELGRAAVGAAEGIEKSLSVLTSGIQDGVDAVSGVVRVSASDGFGALIATPALARLQGKHPLLRVELLSGTRRLSQNRSGVDIEVVPGSVDAGRAQTILLSDYTLRLYAGPEYVSKNGMPETVDALATHSFISYVESTLQVAELVQQHRTLTAKPADFQATSVFAQIEAVRANAGIGMLPAFMADGQPGLVRVLPKEVEQKVQFWAASRPESLRSPAVQAVVAAFLQETRARRQQLLPG, encoded by the coding sequence ATGGTGGAATTCAAGAGGTTCCCCAGTCCCGACGACCTGCTGATCCTACTCACGGTGGCCCGGCTTGGCCGTTTCACCGCAGTGGCCGATGCGCTGGAGACAACCCACACCACCGTCTCCCGCCGGATACTGGCCTTGGACAAGCAACTGGGCGGGCGTACCCTAGAACGCACACCCCAGGGCTGGGAGTTGACGGAGCTGGGCCGGGCCGCCGTTGGCGCGGCGGAAGGCATCGAAAAAAGCCTGAGCGTCCTCACGTCGGGCATCCAGGACGGCGTGGACGCGGTCTCCGGGGTGGTGCGGGTGAGCGCATCCGACGGATTTGGCGCACTCATCGCTACACCGGCGCTGGCCCGGCTGCAAGGCAAGCACCCCTTGCTACGGGTGGAACTGCTCAGCGGCACGCGCCGGTTGAGCCAAAACCGCTCGGGCGTTGACATCGAGGTGGTGCCGGGAAGCGTGGACGCCGGTCGGGCGCAGACCATCCTGCTCTCCGACTACACCTTGCGGCTCTATGCGGGCCCGGAGTATGTCTCCAAGAACGGCATGCCGGAAACGGTTGACGCGCTGGCCACCCACAGCTTCATCTCCTACGTGGAATCAACCCTGCAAGTGGCGGAGCTGGTCCAACAGCACCGGACCCTGACCGCCAAGCCAGCGGATTTCCAGGCCACCAGCGTGTTCGCCCAGATCGAGGCCGTGCGGGCCAATGCCGGGATTGGCATGCTGCCCGCGTTCATGGCGGACGGGCAACCTGGACTTGTCCGCGTCCTGCCCAAAGAAGTAGAGCAAAAGGTGCAGTTTTGGGCTGCGTCCCGGCCCGAGTCGCTGCGTTCGCCCGCCGTGCAGGCAGTCGTGGCTGCGTTCCTGCAGGAAACCCGAGCCCGACGCCAACAGCTCCTCCCCGGCTGA